Proteins found in one Cynocephalus volans isolate mCynVol1 chromosome 18, mCynVol1.pri, whole genome shotgun sequence genomic segment:
- the LOC134366346 gene encoding histone H3.3A translates to MARTKQTARKSTGGKAPRKQLATKAARKSAPSTGGVKKPHRYRPGTVALREIRRYQKSTELLIRKLPFQRLVREIAQDFKTDLRFQSAAIGALQEASEAYLVGLFEDTNLCAIHAKRVTIMPKDIQLARRIRGERA, encoded by the exons ATGGCTCGTACAAAGCAGACTGCCCGCAAATCGACCGGTGGTAAAGCACCCAGGAAACAACTGGCTACAAAAGCCGCTCGCAAGAGTGCGCCCTCTACTGGAGGGGTGAAGAAACCTCATCGTTACAG gcCTGGTACTGTGGCACTCCGTGAAATTAGACGTTATCAGAAGTCCACTGAACTTCTGATTCGCAAACTCCCCTTCCAGCGTCTGGTGCGAGAAATTGCTCAGGACTTCAAAACAGATCTGCGCTTCCAGAGCGCAGCTATTGGTGCTTTGCAG GAGGCAAGTGAGGCCTATCTGGTTGGCCTTTTTGAAGACACCAACCTGTGTGCTATCCATGCCAAACGTGTAACAATTATGCCAAAAGACATCCAGCTAGCACGCCGCATACGTGGAGAACGTGCTTAA